TTAAAGAAAACACTGTTGATCGGTGTATATATCTGAAGGTTAATGGGAGTAaatttattatgttagtcttgtatgttgatgaaatcTTGCTGgctactaatgatcttggtttgttatatgataccaagaaatatctctctaacaactttgaaatgaaagatatgggtgaggCATCCTATGTGATTGAAATAGAAATATTTCGAGATAGATCACAAGGACTGTTGGGATTGTCTTAgaaaacctatattaataaagtattagagagatttagaatgGAAAAATGTTCATCAAGTCCCATTCCAATTCAGAAAGGAGATAAATTTAGTCTCATTCAATGTTCAAAGAATGACTTGGAACgaaagcaaatgaaagatattccttatgcatcaatagttgggagtcttatgtatgcccaAACATGTACAAGACCAGACATCAGTTTTGCTGTTGGAATGTTGGGTCGATATCAAAGTAATCCTGGAATGGATCACTGGAAGGCTGCAAAGAAAGTATTACGATACTTACAAGGAATGAAAGATCATatgctcacttatagaagatCTGATCATTTAGATGTAGTTGGATATTCAGATTCAGATTATGCTGTTTGTGTGGATACAAGAAAATCcacatttggatatttgtttctgTTAGGTGGAGGAGCAATATC
The window above is part of the Capsicum annuum cultivar UCD-10X-F1 unplaced genomic scaffold, UCD10Xv1.1 ctg49204, whole genome shotgun sequence genome. Proteins encoded here:
- the LOC124892637 gene encoding secreted RxLR effector protein 161-like, with the translated sequence MYAQTCTRPDISFAVGMLGRYQSNPGMDHWKAAKKVLRYLQGMKDHMLTYRRSDHLDVVGYSDSDYAVCVDTRKSTFGYLFLLGGGAISWKSAKQSVIAASTMETEFVACFEATVQAN